Sequence from the Saccharopolyspora pogona genome:
GGGGCCACCATCGTCGCGATCTCCACCGCCCACGGAGCTCGGCACACCCCGGCGGGATTCGACGTGGCCGAGCTCAACCGGCTCCGCGACGAGCACGGCGACGCCGTCGTCACCCGCATGACCGTCGGCAACGTCCTGCCTGCCGGAGCAGAGCTCCTCGTCGACTGCGATGTCCTCGTCCCCGCCGCGCTGCAGGACGTCATCGACGACGACAGCCCACCAACTCAAGGCGAGCCTGGTCGTCGAGGGGGCGAACCTGCCGACCTCACCGAGCGCGCAGCAGATCCTCGCCAACCGCGGCATCACCATCCTGCCTGACTTCGTGGCCAACGCCGGCGGCGTCATCGCCGCCGCCTTCGCCATGGACAGCCGCTACTCCGGCTTCCGCGGCGACACAGACACCGTGTTCCGCACTATCTCCGACAAACTCCGCAGCAACACCCACCTGGTTCTCGATACCGCGCTCAGTGGACGGCGAGTTCCCTGTCTCACGGCCAGAAACGCCTCCTCGAGATCGTGCGGGCGGTGGCCACCCGGCCGCGGATATTGATCCTCGATGAGCCGGCCACCGGCCTCACGCGCGCCGAACTGACCACGCTCTCCCGACTCTGTCGTGCGCTGCGCGATCGCGGGCTCGCGGTCGTCCTCATCGAGCACAACGTCGAGTTCGTCATGGGAGTGTGTGACGAGATCACCGTCCTCGAAAGCAGCTGGCACGTCGGGCGCGGTCACGCAGTCCGACCTACCGTTTGCGTTCATGTTCACAACACCACAACGGTCTTCTGCCAATGGGGCTTGAGGTGGTTTGACGCCTCCTCCCCCCGCAGGGGCGACGCCGAAGGGCCACAAAACCTTCATCTTGATTTGCCGGCAGCGAAGGGAAAACGCGACGCGCAGCGTTCGCAGCGGGTGCGGTCCAAGGACCGCAAACCCGGCGGCCGGTCAGGACGCACGGGCTCGGGGCTGGTGCCGGCTCTGACGCCGGATCGGACCGAGACCGCGCAGGTGCCCCAGTCCTGTTCAGGGTGTGGGTCGGATCTAGCTGGTGGCGCCGATGCGGGCCTGTCCTGGACACAGATATGGGATATCCCGCCGGTGCGGCTGGAGAAGGTGCACTACCTGCTGCCGCGGCGGCGGTGCGCCTGCTGCGGGAAAACCACCACTGCGGTCGTGCCGTTCGGGCAGGCCGGTGCCGTGGTCTACGGGCCGAACGTCAACGCCGCGGCGATCCTTCTTGCCTCGGCAGGCAAGGTGCCGGTGGAATGGACCGCGATGCTGATGGCGGCCCTGCTGGCCTCATCGACCGGGTTCGTCGCGCGCGCCCACCAACGGTTCGCAGAACGGCTCGAGCGGGCGCGTTTCGACCAGGCGATGCGCTCCGCGTTGGCCGCCGAGCCGGTGCTGTGCGCCGATGAAACCCCGGTCAACGTCGCCCGTAGGGACACCGATGAGCGTGGCGCGCCGGTGCCCGGTTCCCCGCACGTGGTCACTGTGCGCACCCCTGAGGAGCGTCTGGTGTGGTACCGGGCGTTGCCGCGCACCAAGGTGGCCCTGCGCACTCTCGGGCTCTTCAGCGAGTTCACCGGCTATCTCGTGCGTGATGACTACACGGCCTGGCACCAGTTCGACCACCAGATCGCCGGGGTGCAGCAATGCGTAGCCCACCTTTTCCGCCACCTCCAGGGCGTCCTGGACCTGCACCCCACCCAGCAGGGCTGGGCCGACACAGCCCGTGACGTGCTGCGCGAAGCCCACACCGCCGTCCAGACCGCTAAGACGACCGGCTCCGACCGCCTCGACCCAGTACTGCTGGCCGACCTGCGCGCCCGCTACGACAAAGTCATCGCCTGGGGACAGACCACCAACCGACTGCGTGACTGGCACAAAGGCAATCACCCCGGCTATACCCTGGCCAAACGGCTGGCCGACAAGGCCGACCAAGTTTGGCTGTTTACCACCGTGCTTTCCGTGCCCTGGACTGATAACGCATCGGAACAGGCACTGAAAAGCCCCAAAATGCACCAAAAAGTCTCCGGCTACTGGCACACCCTGACCACCCTGGGCAGATTCTGCAGAGTGCGTTCCTACCTGACCAGCGCGACCAACCACGGCCTGCGCGCCATCGACGCCATCCACGCCGCCCTCACCGGCAACCCCTGGATGCCACAACACGCCACAACCTGACGATCAACCCACGTCAACCCCGTGAATGGACACGTCCAGCGGACTTGCAGACCGCGCTCAGTGCGCCAAGTCCGGCGAGGAACCAAGTGCGTCAGCGTGCTTCACGGAGTCCGTCGCTGAAGTCCGCGGGAAAGGACTACGGGTGGCGGTTGCTCATTCCAGGATGCACTACAGGCTCATGGATTCCTCGTCTTGCCAACCGGATTGTCGTCGGGCGGAAGGGAGCGAGGGGGCGTCTGATGACCGCCAGACGTGCCCTCGCTCCGGGGCGCTCGGTTAGCGCTGAGCCGTCAGTGCATCCGCCACAGTTCGTAAACACCATTCTTCGCCCTGCATTCGTGCGGCAGGTCCGCGCTTCCTGGACTGACCATCTTCTGGTAGCCGGCC
This genomic interval carries:
- the tnpC gene encoding IS66 family transposase, with protein sequence MGVCDEITVLESSWHVGRGHAVRPTVCVHVHNTTTVFCQWGLRWFDASSPRRGDAEGPQNLHLDLPAAKGKRDAQRSQRVRSKDRKPGGRSGRTGSGLVPALTPDRTETAQVPQSCSGCGSDLAGGADAGLSWTQIWDIPPVRLEKVHYLLPRRRCACCGKTTTAVVPFGQAGAVVYGPNVNAAAILLASAGKVPVEWTAMLMAALLASSTGFVARAHQRFAERLERARFDQAMRSALAAEPVLCADETPVNVARRDTDERGAPVPGSPHVVTVRTPEERLVWYRALPRTKVALRTLGLFSEFTGYLVRDDYTAWHQFDHQIAGVQQCVAHLFRHLQGVLDLHPTQQGWADTARDVLREAHTAVQTAKTTGSDRLDPVLLADLRARYDKVIAWGQTTNRLRDWHKGNHPGYTLAKRLADKADQVWLFTTVLSVPWTDNASEQALKSPKMHQKVSGYWHTLTTLGRFCRVRSYLTSATNHGLRAIDAIHAALTGNPWMPQHATT